In Thermothelomyces thermophilus ATCC 42464 chromosome 4, complete sequence, a single genomic region encodes these proteins:
- a CDS encoding hmg-CoA synthase (orthologue of Saccharomyces cerevisiae HMG-CoA synthase (Erg13)) produces MASRPQNIGIKAIEIYFPSQYVEQSELEKFDGVSAGKYTIGLGQTKMSFCDDREDIYSMSLTVLSKLLKNYNVDVNSIGRLEVGTETILDKSKSVKSVLMQLFGSNTSVEGVDTVNACYGGTNAVFNTINWIESSAWDGRDAIVVTGDIALYAKGNARPTGGAGAVALLIGPDAPLVFEPGLRGSYMEHAYDFYKPDLTSEYPYVDGHFSVTCYTKALDAAYRAYCKREAQIANGVNGDVNGHANGNGTAELAVPKTPLDRFDYVAFHSPTCKLVQKSYARLLYHDYLADPENKAFAEVPPEVRDMDYTKSLTDKVVEKTFMALTKKRFQERVNPSIQVATNCGNMYCASLWGGLASLVSHVDDAALQGKRIAMFSYGSGLAASFFSLRVKGSTEKIAQVLDIPNRLAARRQVPPETYDAMCDLRKKAHLQKDYTPEGDVSTIAPGTYYLTKVDDMFRRSYEIKQ; encoded by the exons ATGGCTTCCCGTCCTCAGAACATTGGCATCAAGGCCATTGAAATCTACTTCCCCAGCCAG TATGTCGAACAATCTGAGCTCGAGAAGTTCGATGGCGTCAGCGCGGGAAAATACACGATCGGTCTTGGCCAGACAAAGATGAGCTTCTGCGATGATCGCGAGG ACATCTACTCGATGAGCTTGACCGTCCTCTCCAAGCTGCTCAAGAACTACAATGTGGACGTTAACTCGATCGGCCGCCTCGAGGTCGGCACCGAGACCATTCTCGACAAGTCCAAGTCGGTCAAGTCGGTGTTGATGCAGCTGTTTGGCAGCAACACGAGCGTCGAGGGCGTCGACACGGTCAATGCCTGCTACGGCGGCACCAACGCCGTTTTCAACACCATCAATTGGATCGAGTCCTCGGCCTGGGACGGCCGGGACGCCATCGTCGTTACCGGCGACATTGCTCTGTACGCCAAGGGTAATGCTCGCCCtaccggcggcgccggcgccgtcgccctgCTGATCGGTCCCGATGCGCCCCTCGTCTTCGAGCCCGGCCTGCGCGGCAGCTACATGGAGCACGCCTACGACTTTTACAAGCCCGACCTGACCAGCGAGTACCCCTACGTCGACGGCCACTTCTCGGTCACCTGCTACACCAAGGCGCTCGATGCCGCCTACCGCGCCTACTGCAAGCGCGAGGCCCAGATTGCCAACGGCGTCAATGGCGACGTCAATGGCCACgccaacggcaacggcaccGCCGAGCTCGCTGTCCCCAAGACTCCTCTCGACCGCTTCGACTACGTGGCCTTCCACTCGCCCACCTGCAAGCTCGTGCAAAAGTCGTACGCCCGTCTCCTGTACCACGACTACCTCGCCGATCCTGAGAACAAGGCCTTCGCCGAGGTGCCCCCCGAGGTTCGCGACATGGACTACACCAAGTCCCTGACCGATAAGGTTGTTGAGAAGACCTTCATGGCTCTCACCAAGAAGCGCTTCCAGGAGCGTGTCAACCCCAGCATCCAGGTGGCCACCAACTGCGGCAACATGTACTGCGCTAGCCTCTGGGGCGGCCTGGCCAGCCTGGTGTCCCATGTCGACGATGCTGCGCTGCAGGGCAAGAGGATAGCCATGTTCAGCTACGGCTCTGGCCTGGCCGCCAGCTTCTTCTCGCTCCGAGTCAAGGGCAGCACGGAGAAGATCGCCCAGGTTCTCGATATCCCCAACAGGCTGGCTGCCCGCCGTCAGGTGCCGCCCGAGACGTATGATGCT ATGTGCGATCTCCGCAAGAAGGCCCACCTGCAGAAGGATTACACTCCCGAAGGCGATGTCTCGACCATTGCCCCTGGTACCTACTACCTCACCAAGGTCGATGACATGTTCAGGCGGAGCTACGAGATTAAGCAATAA
- a CDS encoding glycoside hydrolase family 47 protein (CAZy_ID 267834), with protein sequence MRGLSVAGASAAASPLLLGLAAAAPHKQRAPQYVVNKQRADEVKEAFQVSWDGYYKYAFPHDSLRPVSNTFADDRNGWGASAVDALSTALVMENWDVVNQILEYIPTINFDNTTTEVSLFETTIRYLGGLVSAYDIITNSLSLGIQKQPDVEAILTQAKRLADNLKVAFDTPSGVPDNSLYFNPPRKGGSTTNGLATTGTLILEWTRLSDLTGDSEYAELTQKAESYLLHPEPALGEPFPGLLGTNIRIEDGKFEDGNGSWGGGTDSFYEYLIKMYIYDPERFAEYRDRWIAAADSSIKYLVSHPTTRPELTFLALWRGKELRFSSQHLACFHGGNFILGGLTLGEQAYTDLGLALVEGCHATYVGTATGIGPEVFAWQDSQLPLNASNNQPPPEDQTAFYEKSGFWITNGHYVLRPEVIESYYYAYRATGDTKYQDWAWDAFQRINKTCRVGSGFSSIKDVNAPDGGGFDDFQESFWFAEVLKYSYLIHAEDAPWQVKADNTNEYVWNTEAHPIRVAGGK encoded by the exons ATGCGTGGTCTTTCTGTTGCTGGGGCAAGTGCTGCCGCCAGTCCCCTTTTGCTTGGCCTAGCTGCTGCTGCACCTCACAAACAGCGCGCTCCGCAGTATGTCGTTAACAAGCAACGCGCCGACGAGGTTAAGGAAGCTTTCCAGGTGTCTTGGGATGGTTATTACAAATACGCTTTCCCTCACGACTCGTTACGGCCCGTGTCCAACACATTCGCGGATGACAG AAATGGATGGGGTGCGAGCGCTGTCGACGCGCTCAGCACGGCGCTGGTCATGGAGAACTGGGATGTCGTGAACCAGATATTGGAGTACATCCCAACCATCAACTTCGACAACACCACCACCGAAGTGTCCCTGTTCGAGACCACGATTCGATATCTCGGTGGACTGGTGTCCG CCTACGACATCATAACCAACAGCCTCAGTCTGGGCATCCAAAAACAGCCGGACGTAGAAGCCATCCTGACTCAGGCGAAGCGGCTGGCCGACAACCTTAAAGTTGCCTTCGACACGCCCAGCGGCGTTCCGGACAACAGCCTCTACTTCAACCCACCACGGAAGGGCGGATCAACGACGAACGGCCTCGCCACCACCGGCACCTTGATCCTTGAGTGGACACGCCTCAGCGACCTGACCGGGGACTCTGAATATGCGGAGCTGACGCAAAAGGCGGAGTCCTACCTGCTGCACCCCGAGCCGGCGCTGGGCGAGCCATTTCCCGGCCTGCTGGGGACTAACATTCGAATCGAGGACGGGAAGTTTGAAGACGGCAACGGCAGCTGGGGCGGCGGAACCGACAGCTTCTATGAGTATCTCATCAAGATGTATATTTACGACCCCGAGCGGTTTGCCGAGTACCGCGACCGCTGGATCGCCGCGGCCGACTCGTCCATTAAGTACCTCGTCTCGCACCCGACCACGAGGCCGGAGCTGACGTTCCTCGCTCTGTGGCGGGGCAAGGAGCTGCGGTTCTCATCTCAGCATT TGGCCTGCTTCCACGGCGGCAACTTCATACTTGGCGGCCTCACGCTCGGCGAACAGGCGTACACGGATCTCGGGCTCGCGCTCGTCGAAGGCTGCCACGCGACGTACGTGGGCACGGCGACGGGAATCGGGCCGGAAGTCTTCGCTTGGCAGGACTCGCAGCTGCCGCTCAACGCGAGCAATAACCAGCCGCCTCCAGAGGACCAGACCGCTTTCTACGAGAAGTCGGGTTTCTGGATCACCAACGGCCATTACGTGCTGCGGCCCGAGGTCATCGAAAGCTACTACTACGCCTACCGCGCAACCGGCGACACCAAGTACCAGGACTGGGCCTGGGACGCATTCCAGAGGATCAACAAGACATGCCGCGTGGGGAGCGGATTCTCGAGCATCAAGGACGTGAATGCTCCAGACGGGGGCGGATTCGACGACTTCCAGGAGAGCTTCTGGTTTGCCGAGGTGCTCAAGTATAGCTATCTGATCCATGCCGAG GATGCTCCGTGGCAGGTCAAGGCCGATAACACGAACGAGTACGTGTGGAACACCGAGGCGCATCCGATACGGGTGGCTGGAGGGAAATAA
- a CDS encoding mandelate racemase-like protein, whose amino-acid sequence MGEITITGWTTRDVRFPTSLDKTGSDAMNAAGDYSAAYCILETDSSYTGHGMTFTIGRGNDIVCAAINHVAERIKGRTLSSLVAHWGRTWRHLVNDSQLRWIGPEKGVIHLALGAVVNALWDLWAKTLNKPVWRIVADMTPQQFVDCIDFRYITDAITPEEALAMLTESEAGKAERIRDAENNRAVPAYTTSAGWLGYGEDKMRALLQDTLAKGYRHFKLKVGGNVEADRRRLTIAREIIGYDRGNVLMVDANQVWSVPEAIEYMKQLAEFRPWFIEEPTSPDDVLGHKAVREALRPYGIGVATGEMCQNRVVFKQLLMAGAIDVCQIDACRLGGVNEVLAVLLMAKKFGVPVVPHSGGVGLPEYTQHLSTIDYVVVSGKRSVLEYVDHLHEHFRHPSVIKDGFYQTPTEPGYSVEMKPESMDRFEFPGGEGSWWRSEEARPILEGEKI is encoded by the exons ATGGGCGAGATCACCATTACCGGGTGGACAACGCGCGATGTTCGGTTTCCCACCTCGCTGGACAAGACGGGCTCCGACGCCATGAACGCGGCGGGCGACTACTCGGCCGCCTACTGCATTCTGGAGACAGATTCCTCCTACACGGGGCACGGCATG ACCTTCACCATCGGCCGAGGCAACGACATTGTGTGCGCGGCCATCAACCACGTTGCCGAGCGCATCAAAGGCCGCACGCTCTCGAGCCTGGTGGCGCACTGGGGCCGGACGTGGCGCCACCTGGTCAACGACAGCCAGCTCCGCTGGATCGGTCCGGAGAAGGGCGTCATCCACCTGGCCCTGGGCGCCGTTGTCAACGCGCTTTGGGACCTTTGGGCCAAGACGCTCAACAAGCCCGTCTGGCGCATCGTGGCCGACATGACACCCCAACAGTTCGTCGACTGTATCGACTTCCGCTACATCACCGACGCCATCACGCCCGAAGAAGCCCTCGCCATGCTGACCGAGTCGGAGGCGGGCAAGGCCGAGCGCATCCGCGACGCCGAGAACAACCGGGCCGTGCCGGCTTACACCACCAGCGCCGGCTGGCTCGGCTACGGTGAGGACAAGATGCGCGCCCTGCTGCAAGACACGCTCGCCAAGGGGTACCGCCACTTCAAGCTCAAGGTCGGCGGCAACGTCGAGGCCGACCGTCGGCGGCTGACCATCGCGCGCGAAATCATCGGCTACGACCGCGGCAACGTGCTCATGGTGGACGCCAACCAGGTCTGGTCGGTGCCCGAGGCCATCGAGTACATGAAGCAGCTGGCCGAGTTCCGGCCCTGGTTCATCGAGGAGCCGACGTCGCCCGACGACGTGCTGGGCCACAAGGCGGTGCGCGAGGCGCTGCGGCCCTACGGCATCGGCGTGGCCACGGGCGAGATGTGCCAGAACCGCGTCGTCTTCAAGCAGCTGCTCATGGCCGGCGCCATCGACGTGTGCCAGATCGACGCCTGCCGCCTGGGCGGCGTCAACGAGGTCCTCGCCGTCCTGCTCATGGCCAAGAAGTTCGGCGTCCCCGTCGTGCCGCACTcgggcggcgtcggcctGCCCGAGTACACCCAGCACCTCAGCACCATCGACTACGTCGTCGTCAGCGGCAAGCGGTCCGTGCTCGAGTACGTCGACCACCTACATGAGCATTTCCGCCACCCTTCCGTCATCAAGGACGGCTTCTACCAGACGCCGACCGAGCCCGGGTACAGCGTCGAGATGAAGCCTGAGAGCATGGACCGGTTCGAGTTccccggcggcgagggcagCTGGTGGAGGAGCGAAGAAGCGAGACCGATATTGGAAGGCGAGAAGATATAG